The DNA region GGTCACCGTCACGTTTGGtcccctcatcctctccggGCTTGGCTACAATAAATACACCACCACTCTTCTCAACATCCCATTTGGCGTCATGCAATATCTCGTCATCATGTTCACGGCCTGGGGGGCAGTAAAGCTGAGACTTAAAGCCCCGACCTTGTGCGCCAtgatcctcatcatcctggCTGGGTTGTCGACTCTGCACACTCTTCCTCGCAGTCAGAATCAAATAGGAGGCCTTTTGGCAGGATTCTACTGTCTTGCTTTCATCTTTGGCTGCAACACCCTGGTTGTATCGTGGATACTGGCCAACACAGCAGGTCAGACTAAGCGAGCAGCCGTCATGTCCTTGTACAACGCTGCATCTTCGACCGGAAATGTCGTCGGACCATTGCTGTTTCAGACTCAAGATGCGCCGGCTTACCTGCCTGGTTTGCGAACCACGATGGGGGTGTTTGCTGCCATGCTTGTCATTGTTTTGGTTCAGGTTGGGGTTTTGGCTGGACTCAACAAGAGGCAGGAAAGGATACGAGTGGGAAGAGGAAAGCCGGCGCGGGTAGGGGACGTGAGCGTGGCAAGATCCGATGCAAGAGTGGGAGAAAGAGCATTTGATGACTTGACTGATCTAGAGAACGACGAGTTTGTGTATCTTTACTAGAACAACAGCACGGGAGAGCGGAGGAATAGAGAAGACAATGGCATTAGACATCAACTACACACATTGGATTCGTCTCCCATAGCAATCTACATAATCTCGATCTGCACTAGAGGTAAAAGTAGCAGAACTCCCCGCCAGTGGTGGACATGACGTTGGCAATGGTGGTCGACGGGGCAGCATAGCCCATGTCAAGGACCTCGGTCAGGGGAGtcaagggggaagggggctcGTTGGCCCAGCTCTGGTGGGCATAAGGACCAGAACCCAGGTCGGTGTAGCGGGTGGTGCTGAAGGAAGAGCCCAGGGCCTGCCACACGGCCCACATGCGATCCATCTGTCCGTGATGCACCCAGAAGGCGGGATCGCcaggggaggtgaagagatCACCGCCAGGATCACCACCGATGTTATAGTGCATGCCTCCGTGGGGGCCGATCTCCGGGGTGTAGGGGACACCTTCGGAGACGTGGCGGAAGGCATCAATGTTGGGCtgagagaggagggtgaggacgGTGGTCCAATTGGCGTAGCGCTGGTTCATAGCCGGGCCGATGTCTCTCTTGAGACCACGCGGGTTGTAACCAAGACCACCGAGAGGACCAGCAGGCACTCCCTCCAGACCACCGACGGGTCCCAAGTTGATGGTCATGTTGGCGAAGGGGCCGGTCGTGACATAGCCGCCTCCGAGGCCGGCGGGAAGCTGGatgttgccgccgccgacgccgGGAGGAGGCACGATGACGGGGCCATCATGAGGGATGTACTCCCCGTTGCCGCCGAGACTGTAAGGGTCGccgttgaagaggggggagtcTTGAGGGGCCGATGAGTACTTGGGCCAGTCCCAGTAGGGCTGAGACCCGTTGTAGCCGCACTCCACACGGAGAGCCTTCTCGTACTGGTAGACGTACCATCGATGCCATGGCTGGAAGTTGCCGCTGAagtggatgttgagggtTTGCTGGATATGGGTCACGATAAAGTCATCGAACCGAGACCTTGCTCCCGGCGCGACACTGGCAGGTgtgagagggggaagggtcTGGAGACACTTGACAGCGTTGACGTAGGCGAGACGTTCAGAGGTCGAGAGAGAGCCACTGGTTGTCTGGTCAGTGGTCCGAGGAAAGATCTTGAATGGTAGGAACTGGGGATGATAAGATCGACTTACTACTCCCGACGAAACCGCAATTTGTCAACTGTGCAAGATGGCGTGAGCCCGCGCTTGCGCATCTTGCGCTCATTGAAGGCGACCTGGTTGATGACTTTCgccttggcttcctcaaGCAGCGAAGTGATCTGCGATGGCTCCTCAGACGCGAGGTCCTCGACCGGGGTGTCTCTGGACTGTGGGACGACATGCCCCTGAACGGAGACAGCTGCCAGGAGGACAGATCCAAGAATGCTGGCGGCCTTCATGTTTGGCtgatgggtgatgaggaaAGGATGGGCGTTCGTCAACGGGGAAATTGGAGCGCTGCAACGTTTTCGCTctgggtgaagaagggggagggcgtgATCATAAATACCACCGGTGGAGGGAAGATATGAAGTTGGCCCGATATGGCATGCTCGGGGTCGAACCCAACGAGTGGTTCAAGTGTTCAATAGAACCAAATGCCGAGTGAAGGCTACTGCATAGCATTCTGTATCGTGCATAGTATCATCGAAGTGGTCCATTTTCCCACTGTGCCCCTTCATGATGCCTGACCTCACGATTCCCTGCCCGTGGTCCTGGAttcagccaccagccaaTGGGCACCAGCGAAAGTTGCATTTTCGCTGGGATTAGACAGACAAGGCCAGGGTGGAAATTCCCAGATCCCAGGGATCCATTCCACTTTGAACCCTTGTTGATCCCCGACCGTGGGTCTTTTCggccaaagaagaaggcaggAAGGAAAGCAAGGACTTCAAGTTGCCAGCAGGTGGTGAAGAGTCGATGCAGAGTGTAATAAAACAACATGAGGCGAGGCCTGACAGATGCCAGCGCTTCTCTTTCATTCCATTGTAGGACCCGAGACTGGTATTCCATTTCAAGACTCCTTCCAGATGCGCATGACGATCCAAACTGGTGGGGAGAAGGACGGAACAGCAGGGGCGGCAGTCGTTGCCCGTGTCTGCACTACCTACTGCAGGCTCTTATTCCCGTCACACACACTAGTGTACCTATGGATTGCCACTCCACCCAAGACCCGGTACTAGGGTTCGGTCCAATCAAGCACACAATTGCAACGACCATGATTCATTCAAAACTCCATCCAGCGGACGACGATGTCACCGGAAAGGGGCGaccgggtggtgaggtgagagTCAAGACGGAGAGTCCCTAGCTCAACCGTGATTAGTTGGGCTGAGAAGGGTCTTGGGGGTGTGTTGTAATCTTCTGATACGATGCTTGACCGCGACCAAAACCTGCATTGCTTGCGAGCCAGAGGGACTCGAGCACTCCGGCCTTCATGAGGTTGGGAATTGCAGCTCCCACAGGTgctgtggtgatgggaataACGAGAGTCAACATTACCCCTGACACCCCGGTACCTTGATGACCTCCGTCAGTACAAACTGTCGGTGTGCAGAAGGACCTTGCAGAACACATGCCGGCATCCAACTGTACGTTACCTAAGAAACAAACGAGGTTGCAGCCAAACGAGCGTTGAGCCAGGTCTCTGGAGTGGACCCTGGATCGTCAGTCTCGTTTATATCATCCGGTTCAGGAATGAGAGAGGCAGAAGAAAAGAATAAACCTGGTCACCGGGTCCATCTTGGCACTGCAAGCAAAGACGAAGGATTGAAAGTTCTGCAAAGTCCTCTATGGTGTATGTAATAGGATCCCTTTGTGATAAGTTTGATTGTCGTGTTTTGGCCCGGGTGCTGTTCCGGTGTCCCGGCTTTCACATGAGGGATGGATGTCTTATCAAATCTCTTCTCATTGAAACAACACACAGGTTCTACCTTGACCAAATCAAGCATGTGGTTATGTCTGGATGCCTACTTGAGGCGCATGGCGACAGGCATTGCCTCGGAGATGCTGctgaagatgacgacgggGGAAGAAATGATTGACAGCGGGGACGATGCCCAACAGACCATGTCGATAATAAAGTTTCTCGTTTCTTTTGCCTGACGACGTTCATGCTGTCTCAGATCATCTTGCCTTGTTCTTATTCCCTGTCAGCCCCAGGTTTGTGACATCTTACATATGTACAAAAACCTTCTTTGAACCTtcttcccttttccttcGGGTCCGGACATTGTCGATCGGTTTTCATATCCATGTCCACTGAGGGGCCTGTGACTTTtacttcatcatcatggcaaGCAGCAACGGCGTCTCGCTCCCTCCCGACGAGAATAGGGGTCCCGAGATCCTCGCTATTTGCGGTACGCTGGTGGCTCTTTCTGTGCTCATTGTAGGCTTGAGGATATGGGTCCGGGCTCGCATGATCGGGCAGGTCGGCATCGACGACTGGACCATCATCACTGCCACGGTATGTGTTTCTCCCCAGCGATGTCGACCTGCGGTCTTACCTAACCCTGACACCAGACGGTCATTTTTgtggagatgatgatcaTCATCCCGCAGGTTCACTATGGAGCAGGACGACACGTCCAGTACATCGAGCCCCCTTCCAACGTCACGAAGGGCCTTCATCTCAACTTTGTCACCCAGCCGCTATGCCTCATTGCTCTTTGCCTGACCAAGGTAAGCGTGGGCTTCTTCCTGCTCCGCTTAACTCCATCCAAGAGGTTCCGAAGATTCGTGATTGGCATGATCATCTTTACTGTCCTATCTGCAACCGGAAACTTCTGTATGTCACCTTCTACCTTTCTTTCATTCCTACATACATCGACATGTGAAAGTCCCTACTTACAACGTACCTATCAAGTAACTGTCTTCTTCCAATGCCAACCCCTCGCCTTTACCTGGGGGGGTGTCAGCGAAGGGAAATGCATGCCTCCTGATAACCTCAAGTTtgccgccttcttcaatTCATCTGTTGCCGTTCTGAGCGATATCATTTTCGCCCTTTTACCGGTCCCCATGTTATGGAAGGTGCAGCTCAACTGGAGAGTCAAGAGTGCCGTGGCGGCTATCCTGGCCTTGGGTGTTTtcgctgctgttgctgccattGTCAAGATTACCTTCCTGGGGTCTTACGGAAAACACGGAGACTTCCTCTGGGACTCTGCGGACCTTACCATCTGGTATGTACCTACCCCGACGTGGCCATACACTCAGCATATCCTTCTGCTGACCACCTCGTCCACGTCTCCAGGACAACAATCGAGATCTgcaccgccatcatcgccgccagcTTCCCATGCCTCAAGCCCCTCTTCAAGACCTTGTTCGACGGCTCTTCAGCCCGCATCAGCGGCTACGGCTCCGGCTACAAGGGCTACGTCCgcgacaccaacaacggtACAAAGAGTGGCAACAGAAACACACTCCGGTCAAAGGGCACAGTCACGGTCACCGCAGGCGGCAACGATACCGAGTTCGAGCTATATGGTGGCAAGAAGTTCTCCTCGGATGTCAAGGCTGGCAATGCTTCCAGCACGAGTATGGGTTCTGAAGCAAGCATTCTCAAGGAAACCACCAGAGGGGACGGCATCACCAAGACAACATCGGTGTGTGTGTCTAGTGTCAGGGACGAGGAGACGGGCAGATGAGCGTGTGTCCCGCCTGGTTGACAACGGAGTATGAGTATCGAAAAGGGTCACCATGCAAAATAGAGATTCAGGACGCTTCTCCCATCACACTCCATGAGAGCTTATTTCCTTTGtggtatttttttttttacctcGGCACCTTACCCAACTATCTACCTAGGCACATAAAAAAATAGATGTGGCGACATTACTAGATGCAGCCAATCATTATTTCAGCCACCACAGGGTGGCATTCCGTCTCTCCACTGATACCTTGAATTGCAGAGACACTTGTACGTCCACCTGACGCAGATTGTGGGCCACTTTGGCGCGTCACAGCTATGGGGAAGTtgaagacggtgaggaggggatCGAGGTGACTGCTTGTAGGATTGATGGGTTGCGGAAGGATGCACATCATGGCTTCAAGTGGCTACCCTGGTATGCAGCATGCAATATTGGGGATTGGaggtggcgaggttgaggcaGCCAAATCAGCGGGAAGGCAAAGCAGGATCAAAGAGGTAGAACCCTTGATCTGTTGAATAAATCAATAATTCGGCATCCGCAAATGGCATCTATTCAGACAGGCGGGCTATGGGGTAGGCCCCTAGTGGAAAGTGACAGCGGAGCCTCTGTCTGAATCAGCTTATGCATGAAGCGGAAACATACTTCACCTCATAGGCCCTTTTGTAAATATATCTGCCCTTTCCAGAGGAGACAGCTACCATATATACTTGCTCAGCGTGGGGCCCTAGACAAAACGACTAGGCACACACAATCtctttgtttactttttctCAGGGACACTCAGGGGAGATAAGGGGCGCACAGCCCAGTCCACACTCGTCAACAAACGGCTCAGGCGAAACGTTTCAGGGAAACAAGCAAAATCAAATTTCATAACTCAatctcaaaaacaaaaaaagagagagcatCTTTTTCAAAAGTCCCCCCCACAAACCGGATGAGACCAGATCCAAAGACTCAAAGAAGAAACCACTTCCCCACTCATCCGCTCGTTATCCACCACTCCCTTTCcaatccccctcatcctcctcaagaTCCCTCGGCTTCAaattccctcccccccaccacatCCTCGATAACATTGAAAAGCGGAGCACAAAAGAAAagtttcatcatcatcccctttTCATCCCGCTCCTCCGTTCCTTCAGCTGCTGCAGCCCCCCAGAAGATATCCAAGTGTCCTCTCaatgaaaagaagaaactTAGCGGCAGAACTGCCAGTTGGTGCGGAAGATGACGTGAATGCTGCCGTCGAAAGCGTCCACCTGTGGAAGAAATGGTCGGCGTTAATGGCCCTCGTAATTAGCCCTTCTATTCTTTTTTCTCTAATGCattcatgatgatgatgatgatgatgatgatgatgatggtggtggtggtgatgatgatgatgatggcagaTTAATATGTGTGTtaagtaggtaggtgaggaggataaggTGGGTGGGTATCTAGtaagtggtgtggtgtgtgtgtgtgtgtgtgtgtgatgttttTTTCCCCGGAGCCGCCGAAGGAccttgttcttttctttctttctttccccctTGGAGATTGGTTATGGTAgaagagtgtgtgtgtgatgtggAGAGAGGTAGTAGTAGGCAGGCCAACTCAGGCGCTTGACGTGGGAACGCAACGGCGCCACTTGAGCGCGAGCTTTTGGGGAGCACTAACAGTCATGGTTCCGAAGTAGGGGGTCGCAAGAGGAGTAATGCGGATCTCGGAGTTGAcgttgaggatggcggtggtctTGCCGCAGGCGGAGAAGGCCTCGACACCGACGCCGGCGAGCATGTTGTAGTTGTCCTCGTAAGGGGCGACGAGGTTCTTCTGGAAGACGACCTCCTGGCGCGGGTCGCCGGAGAAG from Podospora pseudocomata strain CBS 415.72m chromosome 3, whole genome shotgun sequence includes:
- a CDS encoding hypothetical protein (EggNog:ENOG503NZ5V; COG:S), translating into MASSNGVSLPPDENRGPEILAICGTLVALSVLIVGLRIWVRARMIGQVGIDDWTIITATTVIFVEMMIIIPQVHYGAGRHVQYIEPPSNVTKGLHLNFVTQPLCLIALCLTKVSVGFFLLRLTPSKRFRRFVIGMIIFTVLSATGNFLTVFFQCQPLAFTWGGVSEGKCMPPDNLKFAAFFNSSVAVLSDIIFALLPVPMLWKVQLNWRVKSAVAAILALGVFAAVAAIVKITFLGSYGKHGDFLWDSADLTIWTTIEICTAIIAASFPCLKPLFKTLFDGSSARISGYGSGYKGYVRDTNNGTKSGNRNTLRSKGTVTVTAGGNDTEFELYGGKKFSSDVKAGNASSTSMGSEASILKETTRGDGITKTTSVCVSSVRDEETGR
- a CDS encoding hypothetical protein (COG:S; EggNog:ENOG503PCVX), producing MKAASILGSVLLAAVSVQGHVVPQSRDTPVEDLASEEPSQITSLLEEAKAKVINQVAFNERKMRKRGLTPSCTVDKLRFRREYGSLSTSERLAYVNAVKCLQTLPPLTPASVAPGARSRFDDFIVTHIQQTLNIHFSGNFQPWHRWYVYQYEKALRVECGYNGSQPYWDWPKYSSAPQDSPLFNGDPYSLGGNGEYIPHDGPVIVPPPGVGGGNIQLPAGLGGGYVTTGPFANMTINLGPVGGLEGVPAGPLGGLGYNPRGLKRDIGPAMNQRYANWTTVLTLLSQPNIDAFRHVSEGVPYTPEIGPHGGMHYNIGGDPGGDLFTSPGDPAFWVHHGQMDRMWAVWQALGSSFSTTRYTDLGSGPYAHQSWANEPPSPLTPLTEVLDMGYAAPSTTIANVMSTTGGEFCYFYL